Proteins encoded by one window of Caldisericum sp.:
- a CDS encoding ABC transporter permease subunit — MKEKRSLTQVILQLAIILLLVGVVYGFYRNQINVAGYVEDLKVSALPSYIFRSLVRMFSAYLLSLLFSFTYGYLAATSPRREAIMIPILDILQSVPILGFFPVAIAFFISLFPHSIIGVELAAIFLIFTSQSWNIAFGVYESIKGIPKDIQEAYEFFDPLRVLELKRLYIPASIPKIISNSIVSWSNGWYFLVASEIFAVGEKSFRLPGIGSFILVSATENKIGLVLLGILALAVTILFLDMFMWRPLNQWARKFRYSISPGEEEEKEVLDIVILFWDFIGTIINFLKKPFENIEFERLNLRRYFKSRIFTVIEKIVKYAFVAVSTAALLFFAFYTVKGIYNIVITFKLSYILTVLKALFFSTLRVFSSYVVAVLWTVPTAIFLYNRKKIANFVLPIFQILSSIPAISFFPLLLFFLLRFKFGLELASIILILTGMQWYIFFLVLGGLKAIPNDLLEVVDSYGVKGTLRLKRLLIPAMLPSFLTGTITAMGGAWNALVVAEYIDIKGHPFSVQGIGALLNTSLANNEKALFTLALVSLVLMVYSINHFVYRPLYDKILDRYKMEA, encoded by the coding sequence ATGAAAGAGAAACGTTCATTAACACAAGTCATTTTGCAACTTGCAATAATTCTCCTTCTTGTAGGAGTCGTATATGGTTTCTATCGAAATCAAATAAATGTAGCAGGATATGTTGAAGATTTAAAGGTTTCAGCACTTCCATCCTATATTTTTAGGTCATTAGTAAGAATGTTTTCTGCATATCTGTTGTCGCTTCTTTTCTCTTTTACTTATGGTTATCTTGCGGCAACAAGCCCAAGACGTGAAGCAATAATGATACCAATTCTCGATATTTTGCAGTCAGTTCCTATATTAGGGTTTTTCCCTGTTGCAATTGCATTCTTTATTTCTCTTTTTCCACACTCAATTATTGGTGTTGAACTTGCAGCAATATTTTTAATCTTTACATCTCAATCGTGGAATATAGCATTTGGTGTTTACGAAAGCATAAAAGGCATTCCAAAGGATATACAGGAGGCGTATGAGTTCTTTGATCCCCTTAGAGTTTTGGAACTGAAGAGGTTATATATTCCTGCATCAATTCCAAAAATAATTTCCAATAGTATTGTTTCCTGGTCAAACGGTTGGTATTTTCTTGTTGCATCTGAAATATTTGCGGTTGGCGAAAAATCGTTCAGACTTCCTGGAATTGGAAGTTTTATCCTCGTTTCTGCAACGGAAAATAAAATTGGACTTGTATTGCTTGGCATTCTTGCACTTGCTGTAACGATTCTCTTCCTTGATATGTTTATGTGGCGTCCTCTAAATCAGTGGGCAAGGAAATTTAGATATTCGATAAGCCCTGGAGAAGAAGAGGAGAAGGAAGTTTTAGATATAGTAATTCTCTTTTGGGATTTTATAGGCACCATCATAAACTTTTTGAAAAAACCATTTGAAAACATAGAGTTTGAAAGGCTAAATCTTAGGCGCTATTTCAAATCGAGGATATTTACAGTAATAGAAAAAATTGTAAAATATGCCTTTGTTGCTGTATCAACTGCCGCCTTGCTATTCTTTGCCTTTTATACTGTTAAGGGAATATATAACATAGTCATTACTTTTAAACTTTCATACATTTTGACAGTATTAAAAGCACTTTTCTTCTCTACGCTAAGAGTATTTTCCTCTTATGTTGTTGCAGTTTTATGGACTGTCCCAACAGCAATTTTTTTGTACAACAGGAAAAAGATTGCAAATTTCGTTTTGCCTATTTTCCAAATTTTATCCTCAATACCAGCAATTTCCTTCTTCCCGCTATTACTATTCTTTCTTTTGAGGTTTAAATTTGGTCTTGAACTTGCATCTATAATTCTTATTCTTACGGGTATGCAGTGGTATATCTTTTTCCTTGTCTTAGGTGGCTTAAAGGCTATTCCTAACGACCTTCTTGAAGTTGTTGATTCTTATGGTGTGAAAGGAACTTTAAGGCTTAAAAGGTTACTTATTCCTGCAATGCTACCGTCTTTTTTGACTGGAACTATTACTGCTATGGGTGGTGCTTGGAATGCACTTGTAGTTGCTGAATACATAGATATAAAAGGACATCCTTTTTCAGTTCAGGGGATTGGAGCACTATTGAATACTTCTCTCGCCAATAACGAAAAAGCACTTTTTACTCTTGCCCTTGTAAGCCTTGTATTGATGGTCTACTCGATTAACCACTTTGTTTATCGTCCTCTTTATGATAAAATCCTTGATAGATATAAGATGGAGGCATAA
- a CDS encoding AAA-associated domain-containing protein, with product MDDISPLPYVEVGKLIGLLVYLDDSDGKVDIYMIPEDIEIEADELISLLKLAQMMNFVEVKEGDVFLTDLGRDLVEGDENKRKIIFKDSLKKLPIFKKVINILIKSKDNSIDKEDLLEILQEEMSESDAEETLKSIIELGRYAELIGYNPEDKEVYLDKLEEI from the coding sequence ATGGATGACATATCGCCATTGCCGTATGTAGAAGTAGGAAAACTTATTGGTTTGTTAGTCTATTTGGATGACTCGGATGGAAAAGTTGACATTTACATGATTCCAGAGGACATTGAAATTGAAGCAGATGAACTAATCTCTCTTCTAAAACTTGCACAAATGATGAATTTTGTTGAAGTTAAAGAAGGAGATGTATTCCTAACAGATTTGGGAAGGGATCTTGTTGAAGGTGACGAAAATAAACGAAAAATCATTTTTAAGGATTCACTAAAGAAATTACCTATTTTTAAGAAGGTAATTAACATTCTCATAAAGTCCAAAGATAACTCTATTGATAAAGAAGATCTTCTTGAAATTCTTCAAGAGGAGATGTCCGAGTCTGATGCAGAAGAAACTTTAAAGAGTATAATCGAACTTGGAAGATATGCGGAATTAATAGGGTATAATCCCGAAGATAAAGAGGTGTATCTTGATAAACTGGAGGAAATATGA
- a CDS encoding TIGR04076 family protein, which yields MAIYKIKIRVVEVRGTCAANLKVGDEFEINENGQPVPISFCGWAFVSLWPFITPLRYGGKLPWEKDENKAYVSCPDPYNTVVFEIIRETEEKFDEENPPAF from the coding sequence ATGGCAATATACAAGATAAAAATAAGGGTTGTTGAGGTAAGAGGCACTTGTGCAGCAAACCTAAAGGTTGGAGACGAGTTTGAAATTAACGAAAATGGCCAGCCTGTTCCAATTAGTTTTTGCGGTTGGGCTTTTGTCTCACTTTGGCCGTTTATAACGCCATTAAGATATGGTGGCAAGTTGCCCTGGGAGAAAGACGAAAATAAGGCTTATGTTTCCTGTCCTGACCCTTATAACACTGTTGTTTTCGAAATAATAAGAGAAACAGAAGAAAAATTTGATGAGGAAAATCCACCGGCATTTTAA
- a CDS encoding M20/M25/M40 family metallo-hydrolase, giving the protein MEDILEKLVKAFGPSSKEEKVKGVVKEELKKCDCEINEDKFGNLVVHIPHDGPKLMLASHLDSIGFIVTDIDKNGLIRFTSIGGLRATFLLGSRVLFENGIVGTVYHDDKDNPWEPKELKVEKFFIDIGAKSKKEAQALINIGTEGIFYPLYSQNGDRVISPSLDDRSGCAVLIELVKNVKKKNLKYDLYVVFTVQEEIGVKGARTSTYEITPDFGIAVDVTSALDYTDPHLNALELGKGPAIKVMDGGMITNIELRNELIEVSKKNKIPYQLEVITGGTTDAFAMQITKEGVKTAAVSIPTRYIHTQGEVVDLNDLKNAVSLIKSFIEK; this is encoded by the coding sequence ATGGAAGATATTTTAGAAAAACTTGTGAAGGCATTTGGACCTTCATCAAAGGAAGAAAAGGTAAAAGGCGTTGTAAAGGAAGAATTAAAGAAGTGTGACTGTGAAATTAACGAAGATAAATTTGGAAATCTTGTTGTACATATTCCTCATGATGGACCAAAACTGATGCTTGCATCACATCTTGATAGTATTGGATTTATTGTAACCGACATAGACAAAAACGGTTTGATAAGATTTACTTCAATTGGTGGTTTGCGTGCTACTTTTTTATTAGGAAGCCGTGTGTTGTTTGAAAATGGCATTGTGGGAACAGTTTATCACGATGATAAGGATAATCCCTGGGAACCGAAAGAGCTTAAGGTTGAGAAATTTTTTATTGATATTGGAGCAAAGAGTAAGAAGGAAGCGCAGGCTCTAATCAATATTGGAACAGAAGGGATTTTTTATCCTCTTTATAGCCAAAATGGAGATAGAGTAATTTCTCCATCACTTGACGATAGGTCTGGATGCGCCGTTCTTATAGAACTCGTTAAGAATGTGAAGAAGAAAAACTTAAAATATGACCTCTATGTTGTATTCACTGTTCAAGAAGAAATTGGAGTAAAAGGTGCGAGGACTTCCACATACGAGATAACGCCTGATTTTGGAATTGCAGTGGATGTAACAAGTGCTTTAGATTACACTGATCCTCATCTTAACGCACTTGAACTTGGTAAAGGTCCTGCGATTAAAGTTATGGATGGAGGAATGATTACCAATATTGAACTTAGAAATGAGTTAATTGAAGTTTCAAAGAAAAACAAAATCCCTTACCAACTTGAAGTTATTACTGGTGGAACAACAGATGCCTTTGCAATGCAGATAACAAAAGAAGGAGTAAAAACTGCAGCGGTATCAATTCCTACTCGTTATATTCATACTCAAGGTGAGGTAGTTGATTTAAATGACCTTAAAAATGCGGTGTCATTAATAAAGAGTTTTATTGAAAAATAA
- a CDS encoding M42 family metallopeptidase gives MANIELIKALSNAYGVSGFEDEVIEILKSEIKGYVDSFEVDGLKNLIAIKNLDSPKPKVMLNAHMDEVGLLVKGFTNDGFVKFTKVGGIDDRVLLGKRVVIGKNKVKGIVAVKPIHLQEANERKTVESARDMVIDVGAKSKEEVQKIVNIGDFIGFNVSFESLSDDTYIGKAFDDRLGCALVSEIIKEKFNFPLIGLFSSQEEVGLRGATVGAFKYTPDISITLEGTISADFPDVSEHEKCTTLGNGPVITIKDNSVITDHKLREKLVKIAERLKIPYQFKQVFVGGTDSSRIQLTKSGVKVLVVAVPVRYIHSPVSLFKLSDYENTKKLIIEFLKSL, from the coding sequence ATGGCGAATATTGAACTTATTAAAGCATTAAGTAATGCTTACGGAGTTTCTGGATTTGAAGATGAAGTTATAGAAATTCTCAAAAGCGAGATAAAGGGATATGTTGACAGTTTCGAAGTTGACGGTCTTAAGAACCTTATTGCTATAAAGAATCTTGATTCTCCGAAACCGAAGGTTATGCTCAATGCCCATATGGACGAGGTGGGGCTTCTTGTAAAAGGTTTTACTAACGATGGGTTTGTAAAATTTACCAAAGTCGGAGGAATAGACGACAGAGTTCTTTTAGGAAAAAGGGTTGTTATTGGTAAAAACAAAGTCAAAGGTATTGTTGCAGTTAAGCCAATACACTTACAAGAAGCAAACGAACGAAAGACTGTTGAGAGTGCAAGGGATATGGTTATTGATGTTGGTGCAAAATCAAAAGAAGAGGTTCAAAAAATTGTAAATATTGGTGACTTTATAGGATTTAATGTTTCTTTTGAGTCTCTCTCAGACGACACTTACATTGGCAAAGCGTTTGACGATAGGCTCGGTTGTGCTCTTGTTTCTGAAATTATTAAGGAGAAGTTCAATTTTCCTTTAATTGGGCTTTTTTCTTCTCAAGAGGAAGTTGGACTGCGTGGTGCAACCGTTGGGGCTTTTAAATATACACCGGATATTTCTATTACTCTTGAAGGTACAATCTCTGCAGATTTCCCTGATGTTAGCGAACATGAGAAGTGCACAACACTTGGAAATGGTCCCGTAATAACAATAAAGGACAATTCAGTGATAACTGACCATAAATTAAGAGAAAAACTTGTAAAGATAGCAGAGCGCCTTAAAATACCTTATCAATTTAAACAGGTTTTTGTTGGAGGAACCGACTCTTCACGAATACAACTCACAAAAAGTGGTGTAAAAGTTCTTGTCGTTGCCGTTCCTGTAAGATATATTCATTCTCCGGTCTCACTATTTAAGTTATCGGATTACGAGAATACGAAGAAATTGATAATTGAATTTTTGAAGTCGCTATAA
- the ndk gene encoding nucleoside-diphosphate kinase, translating into MIEETFVMIKPDGVKRGLIGEIISRFERKLLTIADLKMLTLSRELAEELYAQHKGRDYFEKLINYSISGPVVVMKIVGESAILNCRILVGDTYPEKRLPGSIRGDFSPYLTENVVHASSSREDAERELKIFFG; encoded by the coding sequence ATGATTGAAGAAACCTTCGTAATGATTAAGCCAGACGGAGTTAAGAGAGGGCTAATTGGAGAAATCATTTCCCGGTTTGAGAGGAAATTATTAACTATTGCCGATTTGAAGATGTTAACGCTTTCAAGAGAGTTGGCAGAGGAACTTTATGCACAACATAAGGGGAGAGATTACTTTGAAAAACTCATAAATTATTCAATTTCTGGTCCTGTTGTTGTTATGAAGATTGTGGGAGAAAGTGCAATACTCAATTGTAGAATTCTTGTGGGTGATACATATCCCGAGAAGAGATTGCCCGGAAGTATTAGAGGTGATTTTTCACCGTATCTAACCGAGAATGTTGTGCATGCCTCATCAAGCAGAGAGGATGCCGAACGAGAACTTAAAATCTTTTTCGGGTGA
- a CDS encoding ABC transporter ATP-binding protein — MELLSVRNVYQTFPLKNKEVVILEDISFDISENEFVSLVGPSGCGKSTLLRIIAGLLKPTSGSVFFRGEEIKGINPYTSMVFQTFGLLPWLDVTENITLGLEARGVPLKERLKKAFKYIDMVGLEGFEEAYPRELSGGMKQRVGIARALIMEPELLLMDEPFSALDALTAENLRSEILDLWESKKLSLKSILLVTHNIEEAVYLSDRIIILSTHPGKIIADVSIDLPRPRDRESKEFYSVYDKIYSMILGSSLSKEVNPGKGK; from the coding sequence ATGGAACTCTTGAGTGTCAGGAATGTTTATCAGACATTCCCTCTAAAAAATAAAGAAGTTGTTATACTTGAGGACATAAGTTTTGATATAAGTGAGAATGAATTTGTAAGCCTTGTTGGTCCATCTGGTTGTGGCAAGAGCACACTCTTAAGAATTATTGCTGGCCTTTTGAAACCAACATCAGGAAGTGTTTTCTTCAGAGGCGAGGAAATCAAAGGAATAAATCCCTATACAAGCATGGTATTTCAGACATTTGGTTTGTTACCCTGGCTCGATGTTACTGAGAATATAACCCTGGGACTTGAAGCAAGAGGAGTTCCTCTTAAGGAAAGATTGAAAAAGGCTTTTAAATACATTGATATGGTGGGTTTGGAAGGTTTTGAAGAAGCATACCCAAGAGAACTCTCTGGTGGAATGAAACAAAGAGTTGGTATAGCAAGAGCGCTTATTATGGAACCAGAATTACTTCTTATGGATGAGCCTTTCTCTGCACTTGATGCATTAACTGCAGAAAACCTCCGTTCAGAAATTTTGGATTTATGGGAGTCTAAAAAGTTGTCTCTTAAATCGATTCTTCTTGTGACTCATAACATAGAAGAAGCTGTATATCTTTCTGATAGAATTATTATTCTTTCTACGCATCCGGGCAAGATTATTGCTGATGTATCCATTGATTTACCACGTCCCCGTGACAGAGAAAGCAAGGAATTTTACAGTGTTTATGATAAAATATATTCAATGATACTTGGTTCAAGTTTAAGTAAGGAGGTGAATCCCGGAAAGGGAAAATGA